Within Cellulophaga sp. L1A9, the genomic segment CCATGTGTCCTAAGCCTCCTAATCCAATAACCCCTACTTTATCCCCTTTTTTCACTTTCCAGTGACTTAATGGCGACCACGTGGTAACTCCTGCACATAGTAAAGGTGCTGTTGCTGCTTCGTCTAAATTTTCAGGTACACGTAGTACAAATTTTTCATCTACAACTACGGACTTGGCATAACCACCATAGGTTTGTGCTCCTTCAATATGTTGATCAGAACTGTTGTACGTCCATGTGGCTCCTTTTTCACAAAACTGTTCTAAATCTTGCTCGCAAGAAGCACAAGTTTGGCAAGAATCTACCAAACAACCAACACCCACTAAATCTCCTACTTTATGGCTGCTTACATTTTTACCAACCTCTACTACGCGACCAATAATCTCGTGGCCAGGCACTACAGGATAAGTAGATCCTTTCCAATCATTTCTTACGGTATGGATATCACTATGACATACTCCACAAAAGGAAATATCAATTTTTACATCGTCTGCTCCAACAAGTCTGCGTTGGATATCTAAGGGTTTTAAATCTTCTGTTGATGCTGTTGCACCATATGCTTTTACTGTTGTTGTTTTCATTATTATGCGTTTTTTAAGGTGACTTTTAATGCTATCTCTGCATTCAATACTTTTGAAACAGGACAAACTTCTTTGGCTTTATGGGCTATTTGCTGAAACTGTTCTGCATCTATATTAGGAACATCGCCTTCTAAATTTAAACTGATTTTGGTAATGGCTCCGTCTTCAAAAGATACCGTAGCTCCTACATCTAATGTGGTTGCTGTAAAATTAGCCTCATTTAATAAAAAGCTTAATTGCATAGCAAAACAACCCGCATGTGCTGCTCCTATTAATTCTTCGGGATTGGTTCCTTTTTCTCCATCTTCAAAACGCGTGCGAAATGAATATGGTGTTTTATCTAGAACTTTGCTTCCCGTGGAAATAGTTCCTTTCCCCTCTTTACCCGTTCCTTTCCATGCTGCACTTGCTTTTCTTGTAAATTTCATCGTATGAATTTTTTAAATTAAAACCTTATTTTGAAGCGTTCGGATAATCAGTATACCCTTTTACTCCTGTAGTATAGAAGGTGGTTTCATCCCATACCGCTAAATCTAGATTACGTTCAAAACGCGCTACTAAATCTGGATTAGAAATATAAGGTTTGCCATAAGCTACTATATCCGCATGACCTTCTTCAATCACTTTATTCCCTTTTTCTTGATCAAAAGCGGTATTAATTATTAAAGTTCCATTGTATAAGGGACGGAAATGCTTCGCTATTTCTGTTACTGCAAAAGGTACTTCTGAAACATCTGTAAACGGTTCTGAAAGATGTACGTAGGCTAAATTGTAATCATTTAATTTTTTGATGATGTATTCAAATGTTGGAATTGTTTGTTCATCTAAGGTTATTCCAAACATTCCATTCATTGAAGGATTAAAACGTACTCCAATTTTTTCTTGCGGAATTACTTCTTTCATAGCATCTAACACTTCAAAGAAGAAACGCGTTTTATTTTCAATACTTCCTCCGTAATTATCTGTTCTTTTATTAGAACATCCAGTGAAGAATTGGTGAAACAAATACCCGTTAGAGGAGTGTATTTCTACGCCATCAAATCCAGCTTTAACAGCATTAGCCGCTGCATTTTTAAAATCGTTAATTGTGGTTTTAATATCTTCAATCGTCATTGCCTTTGGTGTCACTGTCTCTTTAAAACCTTCTGGAGTAAAAGATTTTGCGTTAGGATTTATCGCTGATGGAGATAATGGCAACTCGCCATGATGAAAATCGGGGTGAGAAATACGACCTACATGCCATAATTGGATAAAGATTTTTCCGCCTTTATCATGTACCCTTTTGGTTACTTTTTTCCAACCTTCTACTTGCGCGTCCGAATAAATTCCAGGCGTATGAATGTAACCAACCGCATTCTCCGAAACTTGAGAACCTTCGGTAATAATTAAACCTGCCGAAGCGCGTTGCTCGTAATACAAGCCTTGAAGCTCATCTGTAGCTACATGCGCTTCATTGTCAGCTCTACTACGTGTCATTGGAGCCATTGCGACTCTATTTTTAAGACTTATATTTTTATGATATGGTGTTAATAAAGCTTGTGTGCTCATCGTCTGTTGTATTTTTTGTTACTACGAACAAAACTACTATACGGCAACACCAAACTGATTGATCTAAATCAATTAAGAAAAATTTAACCTTTTAATTTTTTTCGTATTCTACTTAAATTCTCTGGAGTAACCCCTAAGTAATTAGCAATATCATAGTTGGCAACTCTATCTTCTATATTTGGGTATGTGCTACAGAATTCAACATAACGCTCCTGAGTATTTTTCTCTTGTGTAGATAAAATTCTTTTCTGTTGAGAGATAAAGGCTTTCGTAATTAAGATTCTAAAATAACGCTCAAAGATTGGCGCTTCGTCATATAACTTTTGAAGACTATCATAATTAATGGATAACAACTGTGAATCTTCAATGGCTTCTATGTATAATTTTGAAGGGATTTGATTGTAAAACGCATCAAAATCTCCAATCCACCAGTTCTCTACTGCAAATTGAATGATATGCTTTCCTCCTTTCGCATCAATATAATATCCTTTTAAACACCCTTTTACCACAAAGTATTCATGTTTTACATGGGTGCCTGGTTTTAGCAAAAAAGTACCTTTCGAAACTGCTATTTCCTGTACTATTTCTTTGAACAATTGCAAATCGGCAACCGTTGGAATAACATGTGATTTGATGTGCTTAAAAAGAGACGAATGCATCCTACAAAGATGGTACATTGATTTGCTTTTTGCAATACTTTTACATCTTTAAGGATTTAAAATTTAAGACTCAGGTGTGAGGAAAATTCTTTAAATTTTACCGTTACTTTACTTTCGTTCATAAAAAAATCCTTTCACTTTTGGTGAAAGGATTTTGATGACCTTGTTGCTTCTCTACTTCAATAAAGCAAGAATACCTTCCATTTCAGTAAGACTAAGACCAGAACTACTATCGGTATCCAAAAGGCTAAAGTTGTCTGCTACAGAACCAATTGCTTCTGTAGAACTAACGGCTTCATCATTATTGGCATCTAAAAGGCTAAAGAGACTTGCTACTTGCTGTACTGTTGAATTAGAACTTAATGAACTTAGCAATGTTGCAGCCTGAGATACATTAGAAGTATCCATATTTTTCATACTCGTGCAACTAGATAAGGCAAGGATAAGCATCATTGAGGGTAGTACTTTTTTCATGATTTTGTGTTTAGAATATTTTATTTGAATGCAAAAATACACTTCGCTTATTCCCCTAAAAAAAACTATAGACCAATCACTTGATTACCCCTACCTACCACTCCTATCTATAGATGAACAAAATTAAATATATAGTTTAATAAACAATATATTCTCCATCTAACAAGTTAAACCACGAATAAGCCCTACTTATCTCATCTTTGATTATGTGTTCCCTAAAGATCCGTATTGTCTTTAAAACTGAATGCACTGTTCACGAAAAAAGAACTATTGTAAATACCGTTGTTGTATATGGTTTGTTGCGTGATTAAGTATTAAAGTTAGCAAATAAAAATCGAATAGAAAATCCGCGAGGATTTTCGAAAGTAAGCTAGAACTAGCAATAAATTACCACTAGTATTACAAACGTATATATTCACTTTAAAGTGATTTAATTGCTTATAAAGCACCAAAAACAACACCTTAAAGTTGTTTAGCTTAAGTTTATGTTTATCTTTGCAAAGTATTTGACACGTGAATATGACGGATAAATCACTAATAAAATCTTTTTTGCAGGAACTTAAGGCGATTATAAAGTCTTTGGGTATAATCTTCTCCAATCGCCCTAAAAATAGTATTCAGAATCTTGCAGACTTAGGTATTACCTCTAAAATGCGTGAAGAAATAATTTTGAATTTAGAAGTGCAGGACTACAGCGAAGGACCTTTAGAAGAAACTCAACAAGGAGGAACTGAAATGTGGGTTTTTGGAATGGTTATAAAAGGTCAACAGGTTTATATCAAATTGACTATTTCAAAAATGACAGGTGGAGCAGTTTGCATATCTTTTCATAAGGCGGAATATCCAATGGGATTTCCTCTTAAGAACCCAAACTAAAAACAATAAAATTATGAAAAGTCCAATCACAGGTAAGGAAATGACCTTACAAATTGAAAAAGATATTTTGGTTTTTCGAAAAGAAGAATTTGAGTATAATCACAAAAGTTATTTATGTGAAGATAGTGGTGAGTCATTTACAACCACAGAGTTAGATGAATTTAATTTGAATCAAGTTTATAATCAATATAGAGATAAACATAATATTCCATTTCCAGATGAAATAATTAAGTTGAGAAACACATATAGCTTGTCAGCTGGTATGATGTCTCGCATATTGGGATTTGGAATTAATAGTTATAGGAATTACGAAAAAGGCGAAGTTCCAAGTTTAGCCAATGGTAAATTAATAAGTTTAGTTTTAAATAGTATAGAGAATTTTAAATACCAAGTTGACTTGAACAATGATTTAAATGAAGAAGAGAAAATTAAAGCTCTTAAAAAAATAGATGTTGTAAAAGAAAATTTCAGAGAAAACAAGGATGATAAAAAATATGTAAGTATTTTATTTGAAGATAAATTTCCAAATAATTTTTCCGGTTATAGAAAACCAAATATGGAAAAAATGTCAAATATGATTTTATTTTTTGCTGAAAAATTAAATCCAACAGAAACAAAAATGAATAAGTTATTGTTTTATTCTGATTTTCTTAATTTTAAAAAGACTGCTTATTCAATAAGTGGAGCAAATTATATGGCACATAATTATGGCCCTGTTCCAGTAAGGTTTGGTGGTATTTTTGATTATGCTTCTAATAAAGATTATATTTTTATGAAAATGGAAGATTATGGAAATGGGTATTGGGGTAAATGTTTTTATAAATCTAACAATAAGGATTTTAATTCCGAGTTATTTAGTTCTGAGGAAATGGAATCTTTAAATACAATTGTAAGTGTATTCAGAAGTTGTAATGCAACTCAAATTATGGAAAAAAGTCACGAGGAAAAAGCATGGCTTGACAATGAAGAAAGTAAAGGGTTAATCGATTATAATTATTCTTTTGAATTAATGCACGTTTGATTTGTCAAATATTCACCAACGTGGCCGTTGAATTTAAAAATCTAAAATTGATTTTATTAAATCGTTGTTCAAGATATCCGTTACTATTTTTGAGGCTTGTATAGGCGTTTGCGCAGGTTGACTCTGAAATACTTTTTTGTTTAAATCCTCTACGGTATTCGAAAAGCGCACCGCTTTCTTTTTTGAAAGCGCACTAATTTTTGAAGTATACCTAGTGTTAAATTGCAGATTATCTGGATCTACTATCCCTTGGGATATATACCCTCTTGTTTTCTTAGCACATCTGCAAGGGTTATTGGAATTGACTAAACCACACTTTTGATTCATCCAATTGTATAATTCTTTACGCGTGCGCATTAATTTAATTCTAAAATTACCTGCAGTAATCCCTAAAATTTCTGCTCCTAGATTATGATCTATTTCAAACATTTCTCCTAAAATATAGATCATGCGCTGCTCTTTAGACAAACAAAGCAACATACCTGTAGTACAGTTAATCCTGATTTCTTCTATGGTATCTTTTAGTTCCTTTTCTTCTAAATCATTTAAGGCGTGGTTGGGTACTGCATCAATAGCATTAAAATAAGTTTCAAAATTTACGAGTTGTAATTTTGAATTTTGACGCTTACTATTGATAAAGTGGTTTACCGTAATCCGGTACAACCAAGTGGTAAATTTACTTTCGCCTTTAAATTTTGATAAGGCCGTAATTACTTTAATAAAAACTTCTTGCGTAAGGTCTTCTGCATCACTTACGTTCCCCACCATTTTTAGTGCAAGATTATAGACAAAAAGTTGATGCCGTATAATTAAAACTTGTAATGCTTTTTTATCGCCCTCTAGGGCTAAATGTACTAACTCCGTATCTGCATAGTCCGGATAATTATCTGAAAATAGGGCTTTCATATCTTTGATTTTTATAAAACCTCATTTCAAATATAAAGAAATGAGGTTTTTAAGTACCACTATATTGCATTTATTCCACCGTGTACGGGAATCTCTTCGCCCACGATATATGAAGAATCATCTGATGCCAAAAACAATACTGCTTTTGCAACTTCTTCAGGATTCCCAAAACGTTTTAAGGCTGTTTGTGCTGTAATCGCTTCTGCCGCTCCAGAAAGTACATCCTCAGGTAAACCAATTTTTCCCCAGAAAGGAGTTCCTATAGGCCCAGGGCTAACGGCATTAACACGAATTCCTTGTTCGGCAAGTTCTGCAGATGCAACACGCACTAAAGATCTTAACGCCGCTTTACTGGCGCTTAACAAGCTACTCCCACCAAAACCAATCTCATTTAACCAAGATGTAGTGATGATCACCGATGCCTTTGGATTAAGATTTTTAATAGCTTTTTGTAAAGTAAAATAAGAACCTTTGAAATTTACATTCATCATATCATCAAAAAAAGCTTCATCCGTGTCTGCTACTGGAGCTAATTTTCCTTTTCCTACATTGATAAACAAAACATCTATACCACCAAATTTAGTAGCTGTTTCTGCGTATAATCGGTCTAAATCTGCTTGATTGGTAACATCTCCTTGTACCGCATAACTATGTGTGCCTAATTGTGCAACCGCTTCCTCTAAAGCTTCTTGCCCTCTACCAAAAATAACTACATTAGCGCCTTGTGCAACAAATTCTTGCGCTGTTGCTAAACCAATACCACTAGTACCTCCAGTAATGACTGCTGTTTTTCCTTCTAACTTTCCCATAATATTTTTTTTTATTTAATCAAGACAATTCGCTGCCCTGCTTAGTTTGGACACTAAAAAAATGATGGTGTTACAAAACTATTTTAGTTAAGCGCAAATAATTGCCATTGGTACTTAATAGGATAATAAAAGAATTGTTTCCTGAAGCTTACTCTATTTATAGTAAATTATCTATTTTACCAATCGTTCGGTAATTGATTTATTTTTTTATCTTTGCGGCATGAGACCACAGAAAGTTCAAGACACCGATATGATGAACAGCCTAGTTAAAACCTTTCGTTCCAAAGGGTACGAAGGAGCTAGTCTTGCTGAATTAGCGACAAGTACAGGACTAAAAAAAGCCAGCCTCTATCACCGTTTTCCTAACGGGAAGCAAGAAATGGCCACTGCTGTACTCGATTATTTAGAAGAATGGGTAGATCAACATCTCTTTACACTATTGTTAGATGAGAACAAAACTCCTGTAGAACGAATAAAAGAAGGCATCGCAGAAATTAGAAAATCTTATGATCATGGTAAAGAAACTTGCATTTTTAGAGCGCTCTCTTTAGGCCAAAGTTTAGAATTATTTGAAGTCCAAATTACTAGAGGAATGAGTAAATGGATTAACGCCTTCAAAAATATAGGAATAGCTTTAGGCTTAACGGAATCTAAAGCACAGCAGCAAGCTGTTGATACGCTGATAAAGATACAGGGAAGTCTTATTGTTACAAGAGGCATGAATGACTTAGCTATATTTGAAACTACACTTAAAGAAATACAAGCTACATATCTAAATCCATAAAAAAAATTTATATACTTATTTTACCGAATGGTCGGTAATTCAATCTTTTATACTTGAAGTTTAAAAAAAATTATGAAAAATCTAACAACAACAGTACTATTAGCCATTACGTTATTCTCGTGTGGTTCAAAAAATGAAGTTCCCGCTCCTCCCCCAAGCACGAGTACCCAAGAGGTAATGGTTTCAAAAGAATTTATCACCCAATACAAATCCATAGAAATCAATGGCATTAGTATTGCCTACAGAGAAGCGGGTAATCCTAAAAACCAAACTATAGTCTTGCTGCATGGTTTTCCTGCATCATCACACCAATACAGAAAAGTATTTGCTCAATTATCTGGGGAATACCATTTAATAGCTCCTGATTATCCCGGTTTTGGGAATAGCGATTTTCCCGATGCAGAAGACTATACCTATACCTTTGATACTATCGCCTCTACTATAGATACATTCTTAGAAAAAAAAGGAATTAATTCCTATGCCTTAATGATACAAGATTACGGCGCTCCTATTGGTTTCAGAATCGCAACGGAACATCCAGAACGGCTAACCGCAATTATCAACCAAAATGGAAACGCTTATGAAGAAGGATTAGGTGAAGCTTGGGCAGGAATTAGAGCACTTTGGGCCAATAGAACTAAAGAAACTGAAGATGCCTTATTACCAGCCTTTTCATTAGAAGGTTTAAAATGGCAATATACGCATGGCGTACGAAATATAGAAACGGTAAATCCTGACAGCTGGAATTTGGATTACTTACGCTTATCTAGACCAAACGCACATGCCGTACATCTAGATTTATTTTATGATTACCAAAACAATGTAAAACTTTACCCTAAGTGGCAACAATACTTAAGAGATCATCAACCTCCATTATTAATTGTTTGGGGTAAAAACGATGCCTTTTTTCCTGAAAGTGGCGCAGAAGCTTTTAAAAAAGATGTTAAGATCATAGATTACAACATTTATGATACGGGCCATTTTGCTCTTGAAGAAGATGGTGATGCTATTATTAAAAAAATAAGTGCTTTTATGAAAACATTAAAAACATCCGCTTAATGAAATTTAGTTCCTATTTGATTGGTACATTGAGTTTACTCATCATAAGTTGCCATGAACTGCCCACAGATACTAAAGAAGATACCGTTAAGGAGGTATCCTTTTTTCTTCCACCACCCACTACCTATAATACCATAGAAGTAAACGGTGTAGATTTGTTTTACAGAGAAGCGGGCGATCCTAAAAAACCAACGATTCTATTGCTACATGGCTACCCTTCATCTTCCCATAGTTACCGGAATTTGATTCCCATGTTGGCCAGCCAATATCATATTATTGCACCAGACAACTTAGGTTCTGGTTATAGCGATCATCCAAATCTTGAAACAACCAACTATACGTTTGATTTGCTTGCGGAATATACCAATGAATTACTGAGTGCGCTTAAAATTGATCATTACACGCTGTATATGCAAGATTTTGGTGCTCCTGTTGGCTACCGAATGATGATGAAAGATCCTAAAAGAATAGACGCTTTAATTGTGCAAAACGCCAATGCCTATTTAGACGG encodes:
- a CDS encoding NAD(P)-dependent alcohol dehydrogenase; this translates as MKTTTVKAYGATASTEDLKPLDIQRRLVGADDVKIDISFCGVCHSDIHTVRNDWKGSTYPVVPGHEIIGRVVEVGKNVSSHKVGDLVGVGCLVDSCQTCASCEQDLEQFCEKGATWTYNSSDQHIEGAQTYGGYAKSVVVDEKFVLRVPENLDEAATAPLLCAGVTTWSPLSHWKVKKGDKVGVIGLGGLGHMGVKFAHALGANVVMITTSPEKGKDAKRLGAHEVLVSKDEEDMKKHRGSFDFILNTIPVGHEMDPYLALLKIDATMVLVGAVEPLKPFNGGSIIMGRKRIAGSLIGGIKETQEMLDFCGKHNITSDIELINIQDINKAYERVIKNDVKYRFVIDMKSLN
- a CDS encoding OsmC family protein; translation: MKFTRKASAAWKGTGKEGKGTISTGSKVLDKTPYSFRTRFEDGEKGTNPEELIGAAHAGCFAMQLSFLLNEANFTATTLDVGATVSFEDGAITKISLNLEGDVPNIDAEQFQQIAHKAKEVCPVSKVLNAEIALKVTLKNA
- a CDS encoding alkene reductase, with protein sequence MSTQALLTPYHKNISLKNRVAMAPMTRSRADNEAHVATDELQGLYYEQRASAGLIITEGSQVSENAVGYIHTPGIYSDAQVEGWKKVTKRVHDKGGKIFIQLWHVGRISHPDFHHGELPLSPSAINPNAKSFTPEGFKETVTPKAMTIEDIKTTINDFKNAAANAVKAGFDGVEIHSSNGYLFHQFFTGCSNKRTDNYGGSIENKTRFFFEVLDAMKEVIPQEKIGVRFNPSMNGMFGITLDEQTIPTFEYIIKKLNDYNLAYVHLSEPFTDVSEVPFAVTEIAKHFRPLYNGTLIINTAFDQEKGNKVIEEGHADIVAYGKPYISNPDLVARFERNLDLAVWDETTFYTTGVKGYTDYPNASK
- a CDS encoding Crp/Fnr family transcriptional regulator, yielding MYHLCRMHSSLFKHIKSHVIPTVADLQLFKEIVQEIAVSKGTFLLKPGTHVKHEYFVVKGCLKGYYIDAKGGKHIIQFAVENWWIGDFDAFYNQIPSKLYIEAIEDSQLLSINYDSLQKLYDEAPIFERYFRILITKAFISQQKRILSTQEKNTQERYVEFCSTYPNIEDRVANYDIANYLGVTPENLSRIRKKLKG
- a CDS encoding type II toxin-antitoxin system MqsR family toxin — translated: MTDKSLIKSFLQELKAIIKSLGIIFSNRPKNSIQNLADLGITSKMREEIILNLEVQDYSEGPLEETQQGGTEMWVFGMVIKGQQVYIKLTISKMTGGAVCISFHKAEYPMGFPLKNPN
- a CDS encoding type II toxin-antitoxin system antitoxin SocA domain-containing protein; the protein is MKSPITGKEMTLQIEKDILVFRKEEFEYNHKSYLCEDSGESFTTTELDEFNLNQVYNQYRDKHNIPFPDEIIKLRNTYSLSAGMMSRILGFGINSYRNYEKGEVPSLANGKLISLVLNSIENFKYQVDLNNDLNEEEKIKALKKIDVVKENFRENKDDKKYVSILFEDKFPNNFSGYRKPNMEKMSNMILFFAEKLNPTETKMNKLLFYSDFLNFKKTAYSISGANYMAHNYGPVPVRFGGIFDYASNKDYIFMKMEDYGNGYWGKCFYKSNNKDFNSELFSSEEMESLNTIVSVFRSCNATQIMEKSHEEKAWLDNEESKGLIDYNYSFELMHV
- a CDS encoding RNA polymerase sigma factor, producing the protein MKALFSDNYPDYADTELVHLALEGDKKALQVLIIRHQLFVYNLALKMVGNVSDAEDLTQEVFIKVITALSKFKGESKFTTWLYRITVNHFINSKRQNSKLQLVNFETYFNAIDAVPNHALNDLEEKELKDTIEEIRINCTTGMLLCLSKEQRMIYILGEMFEIDHNLGAEILGITAGNFRIKLMRTRKELYNWMNQKCGLVNSNNPCRCAKKTRGYISQGIVDPDNLQFNTRYTSKISALSKKKAVRFSNTVEDLNKKVFQSQPAQTPIQASKIVTDILNNDLIKSILDF
- a CDS encoding SDR family oxidoreductase, with translation MGKLEGKTAVITGGTSGIGLATAQEFVAQGANVVIFGRGQEALEEAVAQLGTHSYAVQGDVTNQADLDRLYAETATKFGGIDVLFINVGKGKLAPVADTDEAFFDDMMNVNFKGSYFTLQKAIKNLNPKASVIITTSWLNEIGFGGSSLLSASKAALRSLVRVASAELAEQGIRVNAVSPGPIGTPFWGKIGLPEDVLSGAAEAITAQTALKRFGNPEEVAKAVLFLASDDSSYIVGEEIPVHGGINAI
- a CDS encoding TetR/AcrR family transcriptional regulator, whose product is MRPQKVQDTDMMNSLVKTFRSKGYEGASLAELATSTGLKKASLYHRFPNGKQEMATAVLDYLEEWVDQHLFTLLLDENKTPVERIKEGIAEIRKSYDHGKETCIFRALSLGQSLELFEVQITRGMSKWINAFKNIGIALGLTESKAQQQAVDTLIKIQGSLIVTRGMNDLAIFETTLKEIQATYLNP
- a CDS encoding alpha/beta fold hydrolase, with amino-acid sequence MKNLTTTVLLAITLFSCGSKNEVPAPPPSTSTQEVMVSKEFITQYKSIEINGISIAYREAGNPKNQTIVLLHGFPASSHQYRKVFAQLSGEYHLIAPDYPGFGNSDFPDAEDYTYTFDTIASTIDTFLEKKGINSYALMIQDYGAPIGFRIATEHPERLTAIINQNGNAYEEGLGEAWAGIRALWANRTKETEDALLPAFSLEGLKWQYTHGVRNIETVNPDSWNLDYLRLSRPNAHAVHLDLFYDYQNNVKLYPKWQQYLRDHQPPLLIVWGKNDAFFPESGAEAFKKDVKIIDYNIYDTGHFALEEDGDAIIKKISAFMKTLKTSA
- a CDS encoding alpha/beta fold hydrolase yields the protein MKFSSYLIGTLSLLIISCHELPTDTKEDTVKEVSFFLPPPTTYNTIEVNGVDLFYREAGDPKKPTILLLHGYPSSSHSYRNLIPMLASQYHIIAPDNLGSGYSDHPNLETTNYTFDLLAEYTNELLSALKIDHYTLYMQDFGAPVGYRMMMKDPKRIDALIVQNANAYLDGLIPARQAFFKKAQEDTSQEELDFLYHITSEKVIINKQYLFDLDTTNYNTQSPDAWTHDLSFLQSQADRMIQVQLFQDYYTNLLAYPTWQKMLKETQPKTLIVWGAKDVKFNADGAKAYLRDLPNAELHLLDAGHFAVEEKPRDIALLILNFLE